In Zalophus californianus isolate mZalCal1 chromosome 16, mZalCal1.pri.v2, whole genome shotgun sequence, the sequence TCTACTCACACAGAGCTTATTGTCTATTTGGAGAGACAGGCATGGAAAAAATAAGTGAACAACATTTACTTTCAAATTCCAAAGGATACACCCAGCCCTGTGGAGAGGCACACCCTGAGGAATCAGGTACAACCTCTGAAGTATCTGTTCTACATTTTCTGCACCTCTGGCATTTACTTACCGACTCATGGGTTCTCAGTTTCCCCCATAACCTCATATTTTAGTGCTGTGTAAACTGTCTTTTCCAAATTAGCACACATAAATGCCAAAGATTCAAAACTCTAATTATtgcaaactttctttttttataactaCTTTACTTAGACATGCCATATTCGTAGTGTTCTCGGAGTTCTTAGCAAATTCTCAAACACTGTTTAACTGTGTTATGCAACCATAACACTGTCATGGTTGCATGATGCCAATTCATGTTGATTCTGTGCTCAAAAACTGTAATTGTAGTACTTGTGTTTCAGTGACTCTATACATAAAATTTCAACCTGACCCTCTTTACATagatttagatttcatttatctaaaattaaatGCCAACTACATTACTgatagtgatatttttaaaaatggtaaatgtaTGAGGTAGTCAGTTATTTGCATAAATCTATCCATATGACCACAATGACTGGGGAAGGGACAGGCACATGGTTGAGAGAAAGTCATAGGATGGTGTGGGATCTACTGGaaagaaattgtctttttttggCTCAGCATGAGCCTGGGAAGATGTACGCCTACCTTTTGCTGTCAGCAGCGGTCCTGCCAACAGACACAGCCCAACATCAAAGATAACCTGAAGACGAACGTAGTCAAATTCTAACGTCAGTTTGAGTACCTGTATCAACCCAAACATGAGGCCACTCTACAGCTGGTCTTGCatgctaaaattcttttttatgttcAAGTTCATTAGTTAAGGTTGGATGTGCCTTGCAAACAAATGAGACCTTACTGATTCTATCTCACAGAAGGATCAAAGTAGAAAGAAAGCTGCAAGCAGGACAATTTAAGTTCTTCTGTATTTATTGGTATTCAATCTGTTTTTCCCAAAGAGAAGACATACAGTCCGACATAGCCCATTTTAATAAATCCTCTGCTTCTGGATTTACATCCTGAATTTCTACGACCTCTCATCAAGGTTCAGTACCATCACACACAGTGGTTAAAATTtttccctgagatcatgaaggCTGTGTTTTTAGCCACAGAATATTTTGCCTTACCAAAAttcaggagaaaacagaaaactggaAGTCTTTTGGTAGTAGAAGAGGCAGGCAACTTAGGTAGAATCCCTGAGAAAAAGGTGTAGAGTCAACTAATCCACTAACTAATATTTCCCTGACTGTGAACTATTATCCATTCAGTGTTGCTAAACATTCTAGAAGGGGAATACATTTTATTATCTAGAAAGACACTTTATTACAGGGCTGTGTGCAGAGCATCTTGACTTTTGCTAGCTGCCAGAGCCATCACGATGCCTCAGTTTCCAATAAAGTGCAGAGTTAGTATGAGCAACCTCTCCTCAGTGGCATGTGGGAAAGAGAAACCCAGACATGGATGATGAGAAGAAATGGTTATCACATTAAGTGCTTAGGCCTCCAGTGttttttcagaatggtttgaaatCAAAACAGCTCATGATCCTCCACAAGTAGGAATGGCAGAGAGACTCACTGGATTATCACCTCAAACCTCAGCCAAGTCAGTATACCAAAGCATAAGGGAAATGGCCATTAGCCCATGTCTTCCAGTGCTGGTGCACGGAGAATCCACTCTGAAGGGGATGGGGCTCCCAGCAGCCCCTCCTGGGTTGCGAGAAGCCACATTCTGGGAAGGAGCCAGCTCTCTGGGATCAGTTGCTCTTGGATGGTTCCTCACCCACCCATCTGCCTAAAATGGCACAATGGAATGACTGTGTTCTCAATTGAGGACTTCCCTCTTTAAAGATAAACAAGCACAAGTTTCCCTAATCTGATCCATATTCAACAGTGGAAGAAGGCAGCTAGTcccagggtggggagtgggaaaggaagccAGGCGTCAGGCAAACACACTCAGGGACGACATGCTGGATAGCTTGCAGGGCTCTGAAGACGGAAAAGTGAAAGGAAAGCCGAGCATCAGCAGGCTGTGGCACTTCCAGATCATCATTCCATGGACACACGATCCCCCCTCTTAGGTTTTCTTGAGGTAGTTCTGACAGGCTTTCGCCATGTCCTTCAAGAAGTTAGGAACGCCATTCTGCAAAACAAAGGACACCATCACTTCTGTGTCCTTATGGTCATTTCTCCCGATTCTTTGGGATATGGCAAAGGTAAACAAACATGACTCTGAGAATAACAAATATGACAATAGGGCCCCTGTCCGATTTCTATAGAACATGGCCACAGATGACAGAAGACCCAAGGCACAGGTGACACTAGATAGCAGGGGACACTGTTGTGTATCTTGGCTTTTCCTAGTAAAAAGCTAAGATGATTCTGagacaccattttttgaaaagaaaaaacacaggaaaTGGGATTGGGTTGGGCTATGGGATTCTAACCCAGGAATCAGAGAAAGGACTTCTTTTACAGAATTAGGAAACGGTGAGGATGTGGGGCAAAGGGCAGACTATGTTATTAGTTAGTGCTGAGCATTGTGCAAGACACCGCCTTAATTTACCACTACTCTACAGGGTGGTAATACCTGTCCCCATTTTCGAAAGGGAAGAAATCAACAGCTTCCCTAGATTATACAAACAGAAGCTGGAGCAGGACTCAAAACCACATGTGTTTGACTCAAAGCCTGTGCACTTTGCACTCTCCCAGGGAATGTGCTGAGCCCTCCCACCGGTAAGTAGCCCTCCTACAAAGCACTGAATGGTTCCCATAAAGCCAGGTTCTCTGGGGGTCTCTAGTGATCTGGCCACCACTGCAGTCTCCTCTCCttacagagaaacaaaacaacaataacaaaactggAGGCTTCCAGGCTTGGACACGTCTGGTTGTCTCTCGAGCCAGGTTGGCCTGTCATAAGCAGACACAGGGTCCAAAGgcaccatttttcatttttcctacaAGGAGCAGGCTTGTATCCGGAGGATGCAGAGAGTGATCCTGGCAGGGTCTTGCTGGCAGGGAGGGTCTAACATTCCAGCTAAGGATTCTTCTCCTCTGTCCCAGCCTCTACATCCTGGATGTTGGCAACCTCAGTCCTAACTGTAGTGACTCAACCAAGCTGCTTCAATAAAAGAGCTTCATTAGGCTTGAGACACGGTGTCTCTTCAGCCTGACAGCCCCGTGGGCTAAGTCAACATTTGTCAAACACActtccccctcctgcctcctgggatCTCACCTTGGCGACCCAGTTTATGAGCCAGGACGGAATCTGGCCACCCGGGTTATCGAAGTAATACATGAAAActagaagggaaagagaggacaattcaggaggagaaaaaaaatgttagaaatacaACAACAAACCCTGCAAAGCTTCTGCCTCTATCTTCAGGCCCCCGAAAGTAAGGAGGGAGGCAACACAGATTCAGGAGGACTTCTGTCCTCTGCCTTGCCtcacaaaatacatatatatttatattataatatatatatttatgttatacacacacacacacacacacacacacacacacacatatttttgaaaacatagcCACAGGCAGATTTTGCTGCTACTTATTAAATGCCTGGGAAGTGCTAGACACTTGGATATAgtctctcatttatttctatcggggcgcctgggtggctcagtccttaagcgtctgcctccttcggctcaggtcatgatcccagagtcctgggatcgagccctgcatcaggctccctgctccgcgggaagcctgcttctccctctcccattgcccctgcttgtgttccctctctcactgtgtctctctctgtcaaataaataaatctttaaaaaaaattatttctatcatTAATTATCAGTCCAAAGGAGTTGGTAAAATTAAACCCCCACTTATAAAGGACAACATGGAGACAGAGCAATTAGGGTGGCATGTCCAAGGTGACAGATCTGAAAAGCTTCAGAATTACGATTCAGAGGTTACCTCACACACAAGGCCACACTAATTCCCATACAACAAGTGGCTGGCTGCCCCCACTCTGCTCACAGCTTTTCTCCGTGCAGGCTGGAACTCAAGGCAGGCAGGTCCTGAGTCGGCTGAGCAGGAGGTGCATCCTCAGGGGCAGTCGTGCCAGCCCtcttgccccaccccacccccaggcccaatGTATGTATCCCCAGGACTAGCCTGAAgtgaatttttaaactttctggtTTGATTTCCTCGGGATAATGCAAGAGTCAATAAAGAATGGGTTGAGTCAGATTTAACCATCTACCATGCACTCAAGCCAGGTTTCTGGGGGTGAACTGAATCTCCCCAGGTTTTGATCCCTTGTTTGTTTTACAACCGTGCCCATTCTCTGACCTCAGGGAAAAAGCATCATGCATTTTACATGCCTAACAATCAGCATGGCCTACGTATAGTGGCCCCAGCTGCTTTGCCAACATGCTCCCCGGCTTTACCTTTGCTCCCCTTCTTGCCATCACTCTCGATCGCTAGGCTCTGCTTATACTGATTCACCCGGACCACGTCAGACCTCTCAGGAATCTGCGGCACAGAGGTGCTCTGGGCCAGGACCACGTGGATCTTCTGCCCGTCCATGTCCAGGTCTCGCCGCTGCCGGATGTAGACATACTATACTGCTAGTCAAGGCATGATATCAATGCCAGCATTTCAGATGGGTGGAAGGAAACCCCACGAGCCAGAAGCAAAGCGAGATGATTCTATTTCTCCCACCTGGCACTTGCTCCCTAATACTGTTCCTTTATTCCCTGCCCTGTCTCCCTACCTGCACTGCAAGGTTGTACCCCATACAATTTGATATTCTCATTTGACAGCATGCATTACCTACCTGTGAATGATTCCTTGATGCTTTCAATTATACGGGGAAACCACTCCTCCTTTCTCTAAGAAGGCACTGTGAGATATTAGAGGACTGATCACTCAGCAGCAGTGTGATTCTGCATTAGTTACTCAACCTTTCCGAAGCTAAGGGGGTTAGATTCCCCAGCAGGCACGCCTGGTGGGGGGCACTGGAGAACGACTGGGGCAGAATAAGTACCCCATAAACACTGGGATCATTCCCCTTTGTCCTGTCCTCCCCCAAAGCTCTAGTTAGTGACCTCTATGCACAAAGGATGGTCAAGCACTGTTACTTACACCTAGTGGTCAGAGGAAGAAACATTGGTACCTGAATATTTGGTAAGCAGATGTCCTCTCTGGGTTAACGCTGGTTAACCACCCAGAATAACAAAGCCATTTCATCTCTATAAACACAGAGCACTCACTATGTCTATGGTACTGCAATAGGGAAGATAATTTACTCCTAAGAAACAATGAGAGTtaccatttactgagcccttaccATGTGCCTTACATATAGCATCAGTTTTGATCCTGTAAAGGTCCCTGTGAGTTTGGTGTAGGTATCCTCATCCTACAGATGACAatattgaggctcagagaagt encodes:
- the LOC113907876 gene encoding phosphatidylcholine transfer protein isoform X3, which gives rise to MEHACGGFSGEEFQKACEELQQFGRTGLYEYKVFGVLDNCPPAVLADVYMDLDYRKQWDQFVKELYEKECNGKTVVYWQVKYPFPMSNRDYVYIRQRRDLDMDGQKIHVVLAQSTSVPQIPERSDVVRVNQYKQSLAIESDGKKGSKVFMYYFDNPGGQIPSWLINWVAKNGVPNFLKDMAKACQNYLKKT